In one Streptomyces sp. T12 genomic region, the following are encoded:
- a CDS encoding LuxR family transcriptional regulator yields the protein MTPVNPPPLDRTSPPRLTDQWRQPHAALPEGVRVRVLRAVYGDVRAAAELVPRLTDRQAAGVDPLPTQPAELAPTLLRERRAETRALPDDTRLLLLLAAADQYPVPTDAFLRAVMAARLDTRPLDAAEAAGVAHAGAGGVVFRDAWTRIAAYETGSPADRRDVHRLLARVLSGEGETPWRSWHRGAGALGPSGRLAAELGAAAGRAGEAGRLSLARALAERAAELCPDPSEQVRLVARAAAYAWQSGDGDRARRLAATTSDDALTGVLALRAGNASEAFDALLTAVAFPPPVRTVPGPATPAVGKVPVPSTDLAAPASVRSSAASAPAAHLLARATEAAIYTGDIRRLREAARVADRLGVVPPGTLSGLVAAFDGRYEDARDLLRGAAGRCGPGGDPTVLIHAGIAELLLGDHTRAATATVRAAASARARGTPVTVPQAMEFRAYADFWAGRPRAGEAAATDALWQAHATGQDNGACHLQAALAMFAALTGDADVCRERAATARSYALARGLGLPAALAQWALAFLDLSTGNFAAAAARLRALAGFGPGHGHRAIRHLATPHYVEAAVRTGDTRVARVAHADYHRWASIVRSPDDLALSARCRALLAPGEEAVDHYRTALGLHSHGTRDFERARTELLFGSALRRLRRRTEARDRLHSALEAFDSFGAPHCADQARTELRALGAPASPTPHATGHPTTRLTAQQLLVARMAADGATNREIAARLALSPRTIDHHLRGVFTRLGIRSRIELVRLIAEGDEGEPG from the coding sequence GTGACTCCGGTGAACCCCCCGCCCCTTGACCGCACTTCGCCACCGCGGCTCACGGACCAGTGGCGACAGCCGCACGCCGCCCTCCCCGAGGGCGTCCGCGTGCGGGTGCTGCGCGCTGTGTACGGCGATGTGCGCGCCGCCGCCGAACTGGTCCCGCGCCTGACCGACCGCCAGGCTGCGGGCGTCGACCCGCTCCCGACGCAACCGGCGGAGCTGGCCCCGACCTTGCTGCGCGAACGCCGGGCGGAGACAAGGGCGTTGCCGGACGACACACGCCTCCTGCTGCTCCTCGCCGCGGCCGACCAGTACCCGGTTCCCACCGACGCCTTCCTGCGCGCCGTCATGGCCGCCCGCCTCGACACCCGGCCCCTGGACGCCGCCGAGGCGGCCGGCGTCGCGCACGCCGGAGCGGGCGGGGTGGTCTTCCGCGACGCGTGGACACGGATCGCGGCCTACGAGACGGGCTCCCCGGCCGACCGCCGCGACGTCCACCGCCTGCTGGCCCGGGTGCTGAGCGGCGAGGGGGAGACGCCGTGGCGGTCCTGGCACCGGGGTGCGGGGGCGCTCGGCCCCAGCGGGCGGCTGGCGGCGGAACTCGGCGCCGCCGCGGGCAGGGCGGGTGAGGCGGGCCGGCTGTCCTTGGCACGTGCGCTGGCCGAGCGGGCGGCCGAGCTGTGCCCCGACCCGTCCGAGCAGGTCCGCCTGGTCGCCCGGGCTGCCGCCTACGCCTGGCAGTCGGGCGACGGGGACCGGGCCCGCAGGTTGGCGGCCACCACCTCCGACGACGCTCTGACCGGGGTGCTCGCCCTTCGGGCGGGGAACGCGTCGGAGGCGTTCGACGCGTTGCTGACGGCGGTGGCCTTCCCACCCCCGGTGCGCACGGTTCCCGGGCCCGCGACGCCGGCGGTCGGCAAGGTTCCCGTACCGTCAACCGACCTCGCCGCCCCAGCCTCGGTGCGGTCGTCCGCCGCCTCCGCCCCCGCCGCCCACCTCCTCGCCCGAGCCACCGAAGCCGCCATCTACACCGGAGACATACGACGCCTGCGAGAGGCTGCCCGCGTCGCCGATCGGCTCGGCGTCGTGCCGCCGGGCACGCTGAGCGGGCTGGTGGCCGCCTTCGACGGGCGGTACGAGGATGCGCGCGACCTGCTGAGGGGGGCGGCCGGGCGGTGCGGGCCGGGGGGTGACCCCACTGTCCTCATCCACGCCGGCATCGCCGAGCTGCTCCTCGGCGATCACACCCGCGCGGCCACGGCGACCGTCCGCGCGGCCGCCTCCGCCCGGGCTCGGGGCACGCCGGTGACCGTGCCGCAGGCGATGGAGTTCCGCGCGTACGCCGACTTCTGGGCCGGGCGCCCCAGGGCCGGCGAGGCCGCTGCGACGGACGCGCTGTGGCAGGCCCACGCCACAGGTCAGGACAACGGTGCCTGCCATCTGCAGGCCGCCCTCGCCATGTTCGCCGCGCTCACGGGAGATGCGGACGTCTGCCGCGAACGTGCCGCGACCGCACGGTCGTACGCCCTCGCCCGCGGCCTGGGCCTGCCCGCCGCCCTCGCCCAGTGGGCGCTCGCCTTCCTCGACCTGAGCACCGGCAACTTCGCCGCCGCGGCCGCCCGCCTGCGTGCCCTGGCCGGATTCGGCCCCGGGCACGGCCACCGGGCCATCCGCCACCTGGCCACCCCGCACTACGTCGAGGCCGCCGTCCGCACCGGCGACACCCGGGTCGCCCGCGTCGCGCACGCCGACTACCACCGCTGGGCGAGCATCGTGCGCAGCCCCGACGACCTGGCCCTCAGCGCCCGCTGCCGCGCGCTGCTCGCGCCCGGGGAGGAAGCGGTGGACCACTACCGCACGGCACTCGGCCTGCACTCCCACGGCACCCGCGACTTCGAACGCGCGCGCACGGAGCTGCTGTTCGGCAGTGCCCTGCGCCGACTGCGCCGCCGTACGGAAGCACGCGACCGCTTGCACAGCGCCCTGGAGGCGTTCGACTCCTTCGGCGCGCCGCACTGCGCGGACCAGGCTCGCACCGAGCTCCGTGCCCTCGGCGCACCCGCCTCACCGACGCCCCACGCAACGGGACACCCCACGACCCGCCTCACGGCCCAGCAACTCCTGGTCGCCCGGATGGCCGCCGACGGCGCCACCAACCGCGAGATCGCCGCCCGCCTCGCCCTCAGCCCACGCACGATCGACCACCACCTGCGAGGCGTCTTCACCCGCCTGGGCATCCGCTCCCGCATCGAACTGGTGCGACTCATCGCCGAGGGCGACGAAGGCGAGCCCGGCTAG
- a CDS encoding triacylglycerol lipase, with translation MQRRKRRIATALTALASSLLLSLSLSPTPAHAATHDPVVFVHGLSSSASSWNDWVGYFKADGYTSAELDAWSYDWAQSNATTAQQLSTEIRNVLARTGASKVDIVVHSMGALSSRYYLKNLGGTSYVDDFVSTAGVNHGTSTASWCAWLYTSCSEMNTGSSFLTALNSGDETPGSVSYASYWSNCDDALTPDTTAILSGATNVEVGCVSHTDMNNDHGVYEQVRDFIG, from the coding sequence ATGCAGCGCCGCAAGCGTCGCATCGCCACGGCCCTGACGGCCTTGGCCTCTTCGCTCCTTCTGTCACTGTCCCTCTCCCCCACACCCGCGCACGCCGCCACCCACGACCCCGTCGTCTTCGTGCACGGCCTGAGCAGCTCGGCGAGCAGCTGGAACGACTGGGTCGGCTACTTCAAGGCCGACGGCTACACCTCCGCCGAGCTCGACGCCTGGTCGTACGACTGGGCCCAGTCGAACGCCACCACCGCCCAGCAACTCTCGACCGAGATCAGAAACGTGCTCGCCCGGACCGGCGCCTCGAAGGTGGACATCGTCGTCCACTCCATGGGCGCGCTCAGCTCCCGCTACTACCTCAAGAACCTCGGCGGGACGTCGTACGTGGACGACTTCGTCTCGACGGCCGGGGTGAACCACGGCACCTCCACCGCCTCGTGGTGTGCGTGGCTGTACACGTCCTGCTCGGAGATGAACACCGGCAGCTCCTTCCTGACCGCCCTGAATTCCGGCGACGAGACCCCGGGCAGCGTGTCGTACGCCAGCTACTGGTCGAACTGCGACGACGCGCTCACCCCCGACACCACCGCGATCCTCAGCGGCGCGACGAACGTCGAGGTCGGGTGCGTCTCGCACACCGACATGAACAACGACCACGGCGTGTACGAGCAGGTCAGGGACTTCATCGGCTGA
- a CDS encoding class I SAM-dependent methyltransferase, producing MALRSAGSGKVSRDAVHHPLFARCYARISVNAETRMGMGGVRDRLLTGLSGRVIEIGAGNGLNFAHYPSAVSEVVAIEPERLLRKLAVESALRAGVPVDVVPGAAEALPVKSEAFDAVVLSLVLCSVRDVPRALGEVRRVLRPGGVVRFFEHGRGGGRAMLLTQRALDRTVWPLVSGGCHVSRDPVAALRAAGFELGPYRQVMMPERGPVLPSSYCALGTAWRPTEQPV from the coding sequence ATGGCCCTACGGTCCGCCGGCTCCGGCAAGGTGTCACGGGATGCCGTGCACCACCCGCTGTTCGCCCGCTGCTACGCCCGGATCAGCGTCAACGCCGAGACCCGGATGGGCATGGGCGGCGTCCGCGACCGGCTGCTGACCGGCCTGTCCGGCCGGGTGATCGAGATCGGCGCGGGCAACGGTCTGAACTTCGCCCACTATCCGAGTGCGGTCTCGGAGGTCGTCGCCATCGAACCGGAGCGCCTGCTGCGGAAGTTGGCGGTGGAGTCCGCGCTGCGCGCCGGGGTGCCGGTGGACGTGGTGCCGGGCGCGGCGGAGGCGCTGCCGGTCAAGAGCGAGGCCTTCGACGCGGTGGTGCTCTCACTGGTGCTGTGCAGCGTGCGGGACGTGCCGCGGGCGCTCGGTGAGGTACGGCGGGTGCTGCGGCCCGGCGGTGTGGTGCGGTTCTTCGAGCACGGGCGGGGCGGCGGGCGCGCGATGCTCCTCACGCAGCGGGCGCTGGACCGGACGGTGTGGCCGCTGGTGAGCGGCGGCTGCCATGTCTCGCGCGACCCGGTCGCGGCGCTGCGGGCGGCCGGGTTCGAACTCGGCCCCTACCGGCAGGTGATGATGCCGGAGCGGGGGCCGGTGCTCCCCTCGTCGTACTGCGCGCTGGGGACGGCGTGGCGGCCGACGGAGCAGCCCGTCTGA
- a CDS encoding fic family toxin-antitoxin system, toxin component: MSNLNIDLAWLLMLAEKRTPGDPQVTDWGALVAAVARHQAEIFDVPVYDSPQARAAALLQLLIHVPALERSNALFASAVAYAYLVASGLKVVTSPEQVRDLARLVKSGEASVEDIARELRQWSL, from the coding sequence TTGAGCAATCTGAACATCGACCTTGCCTGGCTGCTGATGCTCGCCGAGAAGCGGACGCCCGGGGACCCCCAGGTCACCGACTGGGGAGCCCTCGTCGCCGCCGTCGCCCGCCATCAGGCCGAGATATTCGACGTCCCCGTCTACGACAGTCCGCAGGCCCGCGCCGCAGCCCTGCTCCAACTGCTCATCCACGTACCGGCGTTGGAGCGCTCCAACGCACTGTTCGCCTCCGCGGTGGCCTACGCCTATCTGGTCGCCAGCGGTCTCAAGGTCGTCACCTCACCGGAGCAGGTGCGCGACCTGGCCCGCCTGGTCAAGAGCGGTGAGGCCTCGGTCGAGGACATCGCGCGCGAACTGCGCCAGTGGAGTCTGTGA
- a CDS encoding toxin-antitoxin system HicB family antitoxin — protein sequence MAKTQLNVRVDEGTARAARERALAQGVSVNRYIEELVRKDTGEVGHTFVDAAADFMKQYESVFAEEFGTEREGRR from the coding sequence ATGGCGAAGACCCAGCTGAACGTGAGAGTGGACGAGGGCACCGCCCGCGCCGCCCGCGAACGTGCCCTGGCCCAAGGCGTGAGCGTCAACCGCTACATCGAGGAGCTGGTCAGAAAGGACACCGGGGAGGTCGGCCATACGTTCGTCGACGCCGCCGCCGACTTCATGAAGCAGTACGAGTCCGTCTTCGCCGAGGAGTTCGGCACGGAGCGCGAAGGTCGCCGCTGA
- a CDS encoding ABC transporter ATP-binding protein, protein MSTAAAEHAPSPGSADGIAARARGLTKAYGSGETTVLALDAVDVAIARGRFTAVMGPSGSGKSTLMHCLAGLDNVSAGQVWLGDTEITGLKDRELTRLRRDRIGFMFQSFNLIPTLNAAENITLPMDIAGKKPDEKWLDQVIDTLGLRDRLKHRPSQLSGGQQQRVACARALASRPELIFADEPTGNLDSRAGLEVLGFLREAVDQLGQTVVMVTHDPGAAAHSNLVLFLGDGRIVDEMERPTAEAVLERMRLFTGGNPQTPGFDVIRSQFGDGEPTSPEER, encoded by the coding sequence TTGTCCACAGCAGCTGCGGAGCACGCCCCGAGCCCCGGGTCGGCCGACGGGATCGCGGCCCGCGCCCGCGGTCTGACCAAGGCGTACGGCTCGGGTGAGACGACGGTGCTGGCCCTCGATGCGGTGGACGTGGCCATCGCACGCGGCCGCTTCACGGCGGTCATGGGGCCCTCGGGTTCCGGGAAGTCCACGCTGATGCACTGCCTGGCGGGCCTCGACAACGTCTCGGCGGGACAGGTATGGCTGGGCGACACCGAGATCACCGGCCTGAAGGACCGCGAGCTGACCCGGCTGCGGCGGGACCGGATCGGATTCATGTTCCAGTCGTTCAACCTCATCCCGACCCTGAACGCGGCCGAGAACATCACCCTGCCCATGGACATCGCGGGCAAGAAGCCCGACGAGAAGTGGCTGGACCAGGTCATCGACACGCTGGGACTGCGGGACCGCCTCAAGCACCGGCCCTCGCAGCTCTCCGGCGGCCAGCAGCAGCGCGTCGCCTGCGCCCGTGCGCTGGCCTCCCGGCCCGAGCTGATCTTCGCGGACGAGCCGACCGGCAATCTCGACTCGCGGGCCGGACTGGAAGTGCTCGGCTTCCTGCGCGAGGCCGTCGACCAGCTGGGGCAGACCGTCGTCATGGTCACCCACGACCCGGGCGCCGCCGCCCACTCCAACCTGGTGCTCTTCCTGGGGGACGGCCGGATCGTGGACGAGATGGAGCGGCCGACGGCGGAGGCCGTACTGGAACGCATGCGCCTCTTTACTGGGGGAAACCCCCAGACCCCCGGTTTCGACGTGATCCGCAGCCAGTTCGGGGACGGCGAGCCCACGTCCCCCGAGGAGCGCTGA
- a CDS encoding ABC transporter permease, with amino-acid sequence MLKATLRSFLAHKGRLLLSALAVILSVAFVAGSLIFSDTVSRTFDRLFASTAADVTVTPKETLDETVPSGQTLTLPASLADRLARVQGAAAARAEVDVQGLTVADENRESVGPTTGAPTIGTAWNPTERSPVELTSGHAPEGDSQVLIDADTADSKDVRIGDRLTVIGQEGSLPVEVVGIVTFTTTNPGAALVFFDPATAQTKLLGDPKAATGISVDAAEGVSDTELKRRVADALGTDAGTYELRTAEEQAESDVEQLGGFLDIIKYVMLGFAGVAVLVGVFLIVNTFSMLIAQRTRELGLLRALGADRRQVRRSVLTEALLLGLVGSTAGLAAGVGLAVGLIELMGLMGMNIRTTEMVIGWGTPVTAYVVGLGVTFVAAYLPARRASGVSPMAALADAEIAEIGRPLRLRAVLGSVVGAAGAAALVGCAVSSRTSSAASLLGLGVLLTLIATVIAGPLLVRPVIRVLGGAFPALFGSIGRMSQRNALRNPRRTGATAAALMVGLALVGGMSVASASMTKSFDQQIDKTLGADFVVQNSNFVPFPREITDKIRDTAGAGLVVRSQFTTIAVSLPDGDRVKTTAAGYEPELDEVAHITYAQGDSAAALAAGRLAMDKDFAEDHGVRVGSALPVEFQGGRRAELTVGALTDQESAEGFGAQGGIYFGLGTLEKYAPGGQDAAVYVNAASGTSADDLRGNLEETLDPYPQVQVRDIADYKQLVHDQIAVLLYLVYALLGLAIVIAVLGVVNTLALSVVERTREIGLLRAIGLARRQLRRMIRLESVVIAVFGAVLGLALGLVWGVCTQQVLALQGMTALAIPWGTIVAVVIGSAVVGIVAALLPALRASRMNVLAAIAHE; translated from the coding sequence GTGCTCAAGGCGACCCTCCGCAGCTTCCTCGCCCACAAGGGGCGGCTGCTGCTCTCCGCCCTGGCGGTGATCCTGTCCGTGGCGTTCGTGGCGGGCAGCCTGATCTTCTCGGACACCGTCAGCCGCACGTTCGACCGGCTCTTCGCCTCGACCGCCGCCGACGTCACCGTCACCCCGAAGGAGACCCTCGACGAGACCGTGCCCTCGGGGCAGACCCTGACCCTGCCGGCCTCGCTCGCCGACCGTCTCGCCCGGGTCCAGGGCGCCGCCGCGGCCCGCGCGGAAGTGGACGTGCAGGGCCTCACCGTCGCCGACGAGAACCGCGAGTCGGTGGGCCCGACCACCGGCGCCCCCACCATCGGCACGGCCTGGAACCCGACCGAGCGCAGCCCCGTGGAGCTCACCTCCGGCCACGCCCCCGAGGGCGACTCGCAGGTGCTGATCGACGCGGACACCGCCGACAGCAAGGACGTACGGATCGGCGACCGCCTCACGGTCATCGGGCAGGAGGGCTCCCTCCCGGTCGAGGTCGTCGGCATCGTCACCTTCACCACCACCAACCCCGGTGCCGCACTGGTCTTCTTCGACCCCGCGACCGCACAGACGAAGCTGCTGGGCGACCCGAAGGCGGCCACCGGCATCTCGGTCGACGCGGCCGAGGGCGTCAGCGACACGGAGCTCAAGCGGCGCGTGGCCGACGCGCTCGGCACCGACGCCGGCACCTACGAGCTGCGCACCGCCGAGGAGCAGGCCGAGTCGGACGTCGAACAGCTGGGCGGGTTCCTCGACATCATCAAGTACGTCATGCTCGGCTTCGCCGGGGTCGCCGTACTCGTGGGCGTGTTCCTGATCGTCAACACGTTCTCGATGCTGATCGCCCAGCGCACCCGCGAGCTGGGCCTGCTGCGGGCGCTCGGCGCGGACCGGCGTCAGGTGCGGCGCTCGGTCCTCACCGAGGCGCTGCTGCTCGGGCTCGTCGGCTCGACGGCGGGCCTCGCGGCCGGGGTCGGGCTGGCCGTCGGACTCATCGAGCTGATGGGTCTGATGGGCATGAACATCAGGACGACCGAGATGGTCATCGGCTGGGGGACGCCGGTGACCGCGTACGTCGTAGGCCTGGGCGTCACCTTCGTCGCGGCCTACCTCCCGGCCCGGCGGGCATCGGGTGTCTCGCCGATGGCGGCCCTCGCGGACGCCGAGATCGCCGAGATCGGGCGGCCGCTGCGGCTGCGCGCGGTGCTGGGCTCGGTGGTCGGGGCGGCCGGTGCGGCGGCGCTGGTGGGCTGTGCCGTGTCGTCCAGGACGTCGTCGGCGGCGTCCCTGCTGGGTCTCGGTGTCCTGCTGACCCTCATCGCGACCGTGATCGCGGGACCGCTGCTGGTACGGCCCGTGATCCGGGTCCTCGGCGGGGCCTTCCCCGCCCTGTTCGGCTCCATCGGCCGGATGAGCCAGCGCAACGCCCTGCGCAATCCGCGCCGTACCGGGGCCACGGCGGCCGCCCTGATGGTGGGCCTCGCACTGGTCGGCGGGATGTCGGTGGCGAGCGCCTCGATGACCAAGTCGTTCGACCAGCAGATCGACAAGACGCTGGGCGCCGACTTCGTGGTGCAGAACAGCAACTTCGTGCCGTTCCCACGGGAGATCACCGACAAGATCCGCGACACCGCGGGCGCGGGGCTCGTCGTACGCTCGCAGTTCACGACGATCGCCGTAAGCCTCCCGGACGGCGACCGCGTGAAGACGACCGCCGCGGGCTACGAACCCGAGCTCGACGAGGTCGCCCACATCACCTACGCGCAGGGCGACAGCGCGGCCGCGCTCGCGGCCGGGCGCCTCGCCATGGACAAGGACTTCGCCGAGGACCACGGCGTACGCGTCGGCAGCGCCCTCCCCGTCGAGTTCCAGGGCGGCCGGCGGGCCGAGCTGACGGTGGGTGCCCTGACCGACCAGGAGTCCGCCGAGGGGTTCGGCGCGCAGGGCGGGATCTACTTCGGCCTGGGCACGCTGGAGAAGTACGCGCCGGGCGGGCAGGACGCGGCCGTGTACGTCAACGCCGCGTCCGGCACGAGCGCGGACGACCTGCGCGGCAACCTGGAGGAGACGCTGGATCCGTATCCCCAGGTGCAGGTCCGGGACATCGCCGACTACAAGCAGCTGGTGCACGACCAGATCGCCGTGCTGCTCTACCTCGTGTACGCCCTTCTCGGCCTCGCGATCGTCATCGCGGTGCTCGGCGTGGTGAACACCCTCGCCCTGTCGGTCGTCGAGCGCACCCGGGAGATCGGGCTGCTGAGGGCCATCGGGCTGGCCCGGCGGCAGTTGCGCCGGATGATCCGGCTGGAGTCGGTGGTGATCGCCGTGTTCGGCGCGGTCCTGGGCCTCGCGCTGGGGCTGGTGTGGGGCGTGTGCACCCAGCAGGTGCTGGCGCTGCAGGGCATGACGGCGCTGGCGATCCCCTGGGGCACGATCGTGGCGGTGGTGATCGGCTCGGCGGTCGTGGGCATCGTGGCGGCGCTGCTGCCCGCGTTGCGTGCCTCACGCATGAATGTGCTGGCGGCCATCGCGCACGAGTGA
- a CDS encoding LLM class F420-dependent oxidoreductase, with translation MSRPVSPRPFRFGIDLMTPAPADAWRAKCRRAEELGYDVILVPDHLGMPAPFPALVAAAEATERPRLGTLVLNAGFWNPALLAREVATTDALTGGRLELGLGAGHLQAEHDTAGLPFGSPGERVDHLRRTVEELERLLGSREHQPQPAQKPRVPLLIGGNGDRVLRLTAEHADIAAFGGAYADPESTTGRLVPVTAEQLDERVARYRKLAAGREEPAELDLLLQMVAVTQDRAGLVQPLLDRVPELTLEQVLELPILLVGTLERIVEQVLAQRERYGFSYLTVLEPHMEAFAPVMERLRGK, from the coding sequence ATGTCGCGACCGGTGAGCCCGCGTCCGTTCCGCTTCGGCATCGACCTGATGACACCCGCCCCGGCCGACGCGTGGCGGGCCAAGTGCCGCCGGGCCGAGGAACTCGGCTACGACGTGATCCTGGTCCCCGACCATCTGGGCATGCCGGCTCCCTTTCCGGCCCTGGTCGCGGCGGCCGAGGCGACCGAGCGGCCGCGGCTGGGCACGCTCGTGCTCAACGCGGGCTTCTGGAACCCGGCCCTGCTCGCCCGGGAGGTGGCGACGACCGACGCCCTGACGGGCGGGCGGCTCGAACTGGGGCTCGGCGCGGGCCACTTACAGGCGGAGCACGACACGGCGGGTCTGCCCTTCGGCAGTCCAGGCGAGCGCGTGGACCATCTGCGGCGCACGGTCGAGGAGCTGGAGCGGCTGCTGGGCTCGCGGGAGCACCAGCCGCAGCCGGCACAGAAGCCGCGCGTACCGCTGCTGATCGGCGGAAACGGCGACCGCGTCCTGCGCCTGACCGCCGAGCACGCCGACATCGCGGCGTTCGGAGGGGCGTACGCGGACCCGGAGAGCACGACCGGCCGGCTCGTCCCCGTCACTGCCGAGCAGCTCGACGAACGGGTGGCCCGCTACCGGAAGCTCGCGGCGGGCCGGGAGGAACCGGCGGAGCTGGACCTGCTGCTGCAGATGGTGGCCGTCACGCAGGACCGCGCGGGCTTGGTCCAGCCCCTCCTCGACCGCGTTCCGGAGCTGACCCTGGAGCAGGTCCTGGAGCTGCCGATCCTCCTGGTCGGCACCTTGGAACGGATCGTCGAGCAGGTGCTGGCCCAGCGGGAGCGGTACGGGTTCTCGTATCTGACCGTCCTGGAGCCGCACATGGAGGCGTTCGCGCCGGTGATGGAGCGGCTGCGCGGCAAATAG
- a CDS encoding GNAT family N-acetyltransferase: MTDLRIRAATADDLDAVLAFWKTAAEGTSISDDRDGVERLVARDAEALILAELDGELVGTVIAGFDGWRCHLYRLAVHPERRRRGIGSALLAAAKERFVRLGGRRGDAMVLERNETAHHAWRAAGYTPEEQWRRWVKHLTD; encoded by the coding sequence ATGACTGATCTGCGGATACGGGCCGCGACGGCCGACGACCTCGACGCCGTGCTGGCCTTCTGGAAGACGGCCGCCGAGGGCACGAGCATCAGCGACGACAGGGACGGCGTGGAGCGGCTGGTCGCCCGCGATGCCGAGGCGCTGATCCTGGCGGAGCTGGACGGCGAGCTGGTCGGCACGGTGATCGCGGGCTTCGACGGCTGGCGCTGTCATCTGTACCGGCTGGCGGTGCACCCCGAGCGTCGCCGCCGGGGCATCGGCTCGGCACTGCTGGCCGCCGCGAAGGAGAGGTTCGTACGGCTCGGCGGGCGCCGCGGCGACGCGATGGTCCTGGAGCGCAACGAGACCGCCCACCATGCCTGGCGCGCGGCCGGGTACACGCCCGAGGAACAGTGGCGGCGGTGGGTGAAGCACCTCACGGACTGA
- a CDS encoding hemolysin family protein, whose amino-acid sequence MTEVILLLVAILLSLACGAFVAAEFSLTTVERSELERAVERGERGASGALKAVRNLTFQLSGAQLGITVTNLVVGMLAEPSIATLLAGPLESIGISRSTASSIALVIGTALSTIVLMVVGELVPKNWAISSPLAVAKTVGNAQRWFSAIFRPFITHLNNTANRIVRRFGVEPTEELAAARGPQELAALARHSAREGALEADTAELFVRTLNLADLTAENVMTPRVQVIALDAQATCEDVANATRATGLSRFPVYRGSLDAVVGTAHIKDILAVPAESRPRVSVAELMREPLLVPETLTVDRLLDRLSGKRTMAVVIDEYGGTAGVATLEDIVEEVVGEVRDEHDPHETPDLAHAGSDDEGRALYSADGSARLDQLARVGLRAPEGPYETLAGLVATELGRIPEVGDRIEAAGWQLDVVDAAGRRAARVLLHAPLDDEATDHEKEGGR is encoded by the coding sequence ATGACCGAAGTGATCCTCCTGCTGGTGGCGATCCTGCTGTCGCTCGCCTGCGGTGCCTTCGTCGCGGCCGAGTTCTCGCTGACCACGGTCGAGCGCAGCGAGCTGGAGCGGGCCGTGGAGCGCGGCGAGCGGGGCGCTTCCGGTGCCCTGAAGGCCGTACGGAATCTGACGTTCCAGCTCTCCGGCGCCCAGCTCGGCATCACGGTCACCAACCTGGTCGTCGGCATGCTCGCCGAGCCGTCGATCGCCACGCTGCTCGCGGGCCCGCTGGAGTCGATCGGCATCTCCCGCTCGACGGCGAGCTCGATCGCGCTGGTGATCGGTACGGCCCTGTCCACCATCGTGCTGATGGTGGTCGGCGAGCTGGTGCCCAAGAACTGGGCGATCTCCTCACCCCTGGCCGTGGCCAAGACGGTCGGGAACGCGCAGCGCTGGTTCAGCGCGATCTTCCGCCCCTTCATCACCCACCTCAACAACACGGCGAACCGTATAGTGCGCCGCTTCGGCGTGGAACCCACCGAGGAGCTGGCCGCCGCGCGCGGACCCCAGGAGCTGGCCGCCCTCGCCCGGCACTCCGCCCGGGAGGGCGCCCTGGAGGCGGACACCGCCGAGCTCTTCGTACGGACCCTGAACCTGGCCGATCTGACCGCGGAGAACGTCATGACCCCCCGCGTCCAGGTCATCGCCCTGGACGCCCAGGCGACCTGCGAGGACGTGGCGAACGCCACGCGGGCGACCGGGCTGTCCCGGTTCCCCGTCTACCGCGGCAGCCTCGACGCGGTCGTGGGCACCGCGCACATCAAGGACATCCTGGCGGTGCCCGCCGAGAGCCGACCGCGCGTCTCCGTCGCCGAGCTGATGCGTGAGCCGCTCCTCGTCCCCGAGACGCTCACCGTCGACCGGCTCCTCGACCGGCTGTCCGGCAAGCGCACCATGGCCGTGGTCATCGACGAGTACGGCGGTACGGCGGGCGTGGCCACGCTGGAGGACATCGTCGAGGAGGTCGTCGGCGAGGTGCGCGACGAGCACGACCCGCACGAGACGCCCGACCTCGCCCACGCGGGCAGCGACGACGAGGGCCGGGCGCTGTACTCGGCCGACGGCTCGGCGCGGCTGGACCAGCTCGCGCGCGTCGGACTGAGGGCGCCCGAGGGGCCGTACGAGACGCTGGCCGGTCTCGTCGCGACCGAGCTCGGGCGCATTCCCGAGGTCGGTGACCGTATCGAGGCCGCCGGCTGGCAGCTCGACGTGGTGGACGCCGCGGGCCGCAGGGCCGCCCGGGTGCTGCTGCACGCGCCGCTCGACGACGAGGCGACGGACCACGAGAAGGAGGGCGGGCGATGA